Genomic window (Chondrocystis sp. NIES-4102):
AATTTGTCCGATAATAGGTATAAAATCTGGTGCGATATCGATGGGGCTGATGAGATAGATAACTGTTCCGAGAATTACTAACCAGCGATACTTAGGATGGCGGATTGCAGTGCGATACCAGTCGTACAAGGAAGATATAGAAAATTTCATGTTGCTATTGTTGTCTTGAATTAACTGTCTTAAGTTTGACAGATTTTTATTGAAATTTCAGTGTGGATAACCTTATATAATTATTTCGGTATATACGATTAGGAGTATTTAAACAAGATCTGAACAATTTTAAGGGCAATTTGTCTTTTAAAAGTATTGTTAATCAGATAGTTATTAAATAAGGCGGTGATTAGCAAGATTTTCCCTGGTTGTTTGATGTGAGGAATTAAATAGTTTTGATTTAAATAAAATAAACAGCAAATGATGCTAATTTTTGGCAAATTAGGCAAGGGTAGAAAATTCCAAAAAGTAAGTAAAGCGATCGCCCAAATTATAAATATGATTATTTTTAATACCCAAAAAAGATTATTGGATGTTTTTAAAGGTAATTGTCTGAGGATTTGTTCCATTAGCCAGTAATGGGCATTTAGTAATCTTTGACATAATTGGGGATTATCCCATAAGTTTTGCTGGATTTGTTGGGCAATATAACCTTCTAAACTAATTGAACTACGAATAACTGTTAGATATTGTTGCTCGCTCAATAGATAATTAGTACTAAAGCTTAATGACGATCGCTCTATTGAGGTAAACTTTGATTGCCAATAGTTAGCAGCATTTGATTGTATTTCTAATGGTGAATTAATTAGGGTGTAGTAACGTAAATTAGCTAATTTAGCTGCCTCTAACTGGAATTGCTGATCTTTAGCTTTTAAGGATTCTATTTGCTGTAGAAGATCAGCATTGAGCCGAAAAACTATCTGATTAGGAATAGTTAAGCGACGGTGAATATGGCTTTCGTTGATTTCTATACAAGAATTTAAAATTTGATTAGTATTAGGTACGGAATAATTCACTGTTTGGCAATCATAGAAAGCATGAATTTAACTAAACCATGCCACTGCTGTTCTCCTGCGCTGATTGATTGTTCGTGTAATTGTAATAATTGCTCGCGATCACTTCTATATAAGATTGCTTGGCAATAGCGATTGATTATTTTGCCATCTAATTGTAGTGACGTCTGAGCATAGGTACTATCGATAATATTCTGAGGATCACAGGAATTGTGTAAACTGCGATCGCGTCTATCTAAGGATATTTTACGTTTATTTAACTGCTGTAAAATGTTTACAAAGCAGCGATCTTTTAGTAGTTGATTTACTTGAGATAGTTGGCGCGATCGCTTGTCGCTATAGGGTTCGGGAAGTCTAGTATTAATTACCTCCCAATCGCTGTTATTCTGGCTCAAAATTGCCAAATCTCGCCTAACTTTATTTACCGATGCCCGATTATATAATTTGGAATTAGGATCTACAAGCAGAAGGCAATAAGCTAATTCTAGTTGACGACGCAACTGTAGGTAATGATCTTTTAAGGATGGATGAATAGTTGATTTATTTATATATTCACGGCAAAGATAGTAGATGGCTTGATAGGTTTGCCAAGGAATAAAAATTTCATCGACAATCTCATCGACGATCACAGTGCTAATCTCAACGGCAGTAATATTATTTAGTAAGTTATGATTCATCAGATTTTTCTGGCTGAGAATTAACAGGAGATTGTTGTGTCCAATTATGCCTATTTTGCTGATAATCTTTTAAATTAAGAGATTTTAGGTTAAAAAGCTCAGGTTTTGCCTCTGGTTCTTCCAGCCACTCTCCCCAGTCTTCTGATTCCGACGGTGATTCTGGTTGCTCATCTAGATCGGCTAAGGATAATAAATCTTCCACCATCTCTTGATCTTCATCTTCCTTATCTTCTTTTACTTGTGGCTGATTAACTGTAGGAATTTGAGGGGCAATTTTACCAGCTACTAAAGCTTCAGGAATTTTGTTTGCAGGTAAAGATTCTTGGTTAACATCGGCTGCAATATCAACCCAGTCTAAATGTTCCGTTGCTCTTTGTTGCCCAAAAGCTGACATTAACTGAAACATTCTTTGTAGACTAATTAAATTATGTTGAATTGTTTGATGTCCTTGATTTACCTGCTCTAAATGAAACTGTTTAATTTCTCCATAGCGATCGCCTAGGAATTGTTCGCTAATTTCGTTTTCTATTTTGCCTTCGATTAAATCTATTTGAGTGTGTAGATAGTTATCTGTCTGGGGTGCTTGTCCATGATTACCACCCTTGATTATCCTAGTCGTAATGTTTAATGCAGGCGCATTGCTCATCGCTAATAAAAACGCTTCATTGATTTTACCTGCTCTGATTGCTTGCTTGAATTCTTCACTCGATGTCATAACTTTATCTGGGATTATTAAGTATGTTAGTACTAAATTAAATTTATGCTGGTTAACCAAGTTGGCAAAAGCATGATTACTAAGATGCTCAATTACGACTTAGAAAAAGACGACGTAATTTTTCCAAATTAGCGAGATTATCAACTAAAGAGTTTTGTTTCTGCCTAACTTGCTTGGTATGCCATCGTTGTAGTTCGGAATAGGCAGGATTGTCAATTAATTTAAGATCAATTTCATGATCTACCATGCCAGTAAAAAGATTTAGACGGGTATGCAAACAATTATTCGAGGTTGACGGTTGTACTTGATCTAGATCTGCATTATCAATACAAGTAATTACTTCTATCTCCACCGCCTCACTAATAACAAGGGTTAGAGCTTCTAAAATTTCTCCACCCTCAATTAAGTCTTGCAGTTGTTGCTGATTCATGGAATTATTGCCAAAAGTTGCTGAAATTGTAGCCTAAATCTTCCAACATCTGGCGAAGTACGGGTAAACTCAAACCAATGACATTGCTATAACAACCTTCGATTTTTTCAACTAATACACTACCTTTTCCTTCAAGGGCAAAGCTACCAGCGCAAGCGAGAGGTTCACCAGTGGCAACATAGGCGGAGATAGTGCGATCGCTGATATCGGCAAAATAAACATTAGTGATCCCACAGCGAATAATCTGTCTTTGTTGTTGGAGATCAATTAAACAATGACCTGTATAAATCTTTCCCATTCTGCCACGCATTCCTCGCCAACGGGCGATCGCTATTTGCGGTGATTCAGGTTTACCATAAATGCGACCTTTGATTGTTAATACTGAGTCACAGCCTAAAACTAGAGCGTTATTAAACTGAGGTACAACAGTTTCAGCTTTACATTTAGCTAAGGTGGTAACTAATTCTGCTGCTTCTTCTAGCTGTATTTGGTCTTCATCAAAATCACTTTTGCAGACAATTGGTTCGATACCTACCATGCGTAATAATTTTAAACGGGCAGGGGAAGCAGAAGCCAGGACAAAACTAGGAAAAGTGTTATTCACAGTCTGGGTTTTTATAAAATAGAAATATTATATTTTAAACTGCCCAAACATAATTAATGACCATTCTCAACCTTGAAACTATACAGCTTAGAAGAGAACAATTAGCACAATTAATTGACTATCCTGTTCTATTATGGTCAGGTGATTTTGTTAGTCGCAATTTTTACGCTAATAAATATCCCTTTCGTGCCAGTAGTCATTTTTTATATTTTGCAGGGATACCCTTAGTTAAAGCAGTAATTCGCCTACAGGCTGGTAAATTAGAGTTATTCATGGATGATCCCCCAGCTTCAGCAATTCTTTGGCATGGTGAAACCCCTTCAACTAAGGAAATAGGCAGACAAATTGGCGCAGCAGCAGTTTATTCTTTAGCAGAATTACCCAACCGAGCCACAGA
Coding sequences:
- a CDS encoding putative surface protein SdrI yields the protein MTSSEEFKQAIRAGKINEAFLLAMSNAPALNITTRIIKGGNHGQAPQTDNYLHTQIDLIEGKIENEISEQFLGDRYGEIKQFHLEQVNQGHQTIQHNLISLQRMFQLMSAFGQQRATEHLDWVDIAADVNQESLPANKIPEALVAGKIAPQIPTVNQPQVKEDKEDEDQEMVEDLLSLADLDEQPESPSESEDWGEWLEEPEAKPELFNLKSLNLKDYQQNRHNWTQQSPVNSQPEKSDES
- a CDS encoding maf protein, yielding MNNTFPSFVLASASPARLKLLRMVGIEPIVCKSDFDEDQIQLEEAAELVTTLAKCKAETVVPQFNNALVLGCDSVLTIKGRIYGKPESPQIAIARWRGMRGRMGKIYTGHCLIDLQQQRQIIRCGITNVYFADISDRTISAYVATGEPLACAGSFALEGKGSVLVEKIEGCYSNVIGLSLPVLRQMLEDLGYNFSNFWQ